In a genomic window of Rhododendron vialii isolate Sample 1 chromosome 12a, ASM3025357v1:
- the LOC131309737 gene encoding protein ASPARTIC PROTEASE IN GUARD CELL 2, translating to MVLLSLPSLVVVAAVLLNLFTAASTTMAATAATTAHADFQHLKVREAIDTMTKIRVAKTGENHDEVVFQEKDQRHSSDASGKWKLKLLHRDKIPVGDDYSSNNNNNNTNWDYHHRFNKRMKRDVKRVGALIRRVSIGTAPNATTASSNYEVADFGSDVVSGMEQGSGEYFVRIGVGSPPRSQYMVIDSGSDIVWVQCQPCNQCYRQSDPVFDPANSVSFSGVSCASSVCDRLLENAGCHAGRCRYEVQYGDGSYTKGTLALETLTFDQTTVRNVAIGCGHRNRGMFIGAAGLLGLGGGSMSFVGQLGGQTGGAFAYCLVSRGIESTGSLEFGRAALPVGAAWVPLLRNPRAPSFYYIGLAGLGVGGIRVPIPENVFQLTELGDGGVVMDTGTAVTRLPTAAYVAFRDAFITQTASLPRSPGVSIFDTCYDLNGFVSVRVPTVSFYFSGGPILTLPARNFLIPVNESGTFCFAFAPSPSGLSIIGNIQQEGIQISFDGANGFVGFGPNVC from the coding sequence atggtCTTACTCTCCTTACCATCTTTAGTTGTGGTTGCGGCGGTGCTACTAAATCTCTTCACCGCTGCCTCCACAACCATGGCTGCCACTGCTGCGACTACTGCCCATGCTGATTTTCAACACTTGAAAGTGAGAGAAGCTATTGACACCATGACCAAAATCCGTGTAGCGAAAACAGGTGAAAACCATGACGAAGTAGTCTTCCAAGAAAAGGACCAACGTCATTCTAGTGATGCCAGTGGGAAGTGGAAGCTGAAGCTACTTCACAGGGACAAAATTCCAGTTGGTGATGATTATTCCagtaataataacaataataatactaaTTGGGATTATCACCACCGGTTTAACAAGCGCATGAAAAGGGATGTCAAAAGAGTCGGTGCCCTGATTAGGCGCGTGAGTATTGGCACTGCCCCCAACGCCACCACGGCCAGTAGTAATTACGAGGTGGCAGACTTTGGGTCGGATGTTGTTTCAGGGATGGAGCAAGGGAGTGGCGAGTACTTTGTGAGGATCGGTGTTGGGAGCCCCCCGAGGAGTCAATACATGGTTATTGACTCAGGAAGTGACATTGTGTGGGTCCAGTGCCAGCCTTGCAACCAGTGTTACCGACAATCCGACCCGGTGTTCGACCCGGCCAACTCCGTTTCGTTCTCCGGGGTGTCTTGTGCCTCCTCGGTTTGCGACCGCCTCCTCGAGAACGCGGGTTGCCATGCGGGTCGGTGCAGGTACGAGGTCCAGTACGGTGACGGGTCGTACACCAAGGGGACCCTGGCTCTTGAAACTCTCACGTTCGATCAAACCACGGTAAGGAACGTGGCGATAGGGTGCGGGCACAGGAACCGGGGCATGTTCATCGGGGCCGCCGGGTTGTTGGGACTCGGAGGGGGATCCATGTCGTTCGTGGGTCAGTTGGGCGGCCAAACAGGTGGGGCATTCGCATACTGTCTTGTAAGCCGAGGCATCGAATCAACCGGGTCGCTGGAGTTCGGGCGTGCAGCGTTGCCCGTGGGCGCTGCATGGGTACCCCTGCTTCGAAATCCGCGGGCCCCAAGCTTTTACTATATCGGGCTTGCGGGTCTTGGGGTCGGAGGGATACGGGTTCCAATACCCGAAAACGTTTTCCAGCTGACGGAGTTGGGGGACGGAGGGGTTGTTATGGACACCGGGACGGCGGTGACCCGCCTTCCCACTGCTGCTTATGTCGCGTTTCGCGACGCCTTCATCACTCAAACAGCAAGCCTACCTCGGTCGCCAGGAGTGTCGATATTCGACACGTGCTACGACTTGAACGGGTTTGTGTCGGTTCGGGTACCAACCGTTTCATTTTACTTTTCGGGTGGGCCGATCCTAACGCTACCCGCCCGGAACTTCTTGATTCCAGTAAATGAATCTGGAACCTTCTGTTTTGCATTTGCGCCATCCCCTTCAGGGCTTTCCATAATAGGGAACATCCAGCAAGAAGGAATCCAGATTTCCTTTGATGGAGCTAATGGGTTTGTGGGATTTGGACCCAATGTCTGCTAA